One genomic region from Sphingobacterium multivorum encodes:
- a CDS encoding SusC/RagA family TonB-linked outer membrane protein, whose amino-acid sequence MKYRRVFSYSLSIFFIWASIAAVWAQETKPIINASLSGTVIDATTKEPIEGATVQLEAVTHNVKTDRKGKFSFVTGQKLPFKLTVTSVGYTTQNLVIEMSPAIIELNRSTESLDEVVVVGYTTIAKKNLIGAVDRVSQQAVKDIPTGSFDAQLQGKVAGMQVAASSGIPGDALHVRLRGATSINADNNPLYVIDGVFLNSESLQTINTGGKATSPIADLSPSDIEHVEVLKDAEATALYGSRGANGVILITTKRGKNAQSAKIDINLYAGKAKAAKLWELTSGPEHAELVNEYFKNIGQAQPFRPIADGGRGLPAEQQTYDRLSEAFRTAGVYNADLSVYGGSDNTAYYLSAGYNKQESILKPISFDRANFRFNIDQKINNKLKIGSSNGISRTGRNQGRAGDGPQGGILQAALHTPTYLSPYNDQGVLVGRAGFDNLTLLLDNYDVGSTSLRYIGNVYGEYQITPALKFRSTFSVDYNNYNEHEYWNKLLIAGSGVNGLATSAISQATTWINEQTLTYRKRLGSRHTIGALLGNTLQGSYFSLTSAEGRGFATNDFKLINTAATTTGNQDWDQYKLASFFGRVDYAFDDKYLVDLSLRADGSSKFNKGYQWGYFPAIGAAWRLSKESFLQDVAFLDDLKLKTSYGLTGNQNGINSFASRQLWSGVGSSYRGVAGVFPQQLANQQLSWETTSQFNIGLDAALLNNRLTAALNYYYKYTKDGLLTEVLPGTTGFGSFTNNAVEISNKGFELSVSSLNIRNDVFSWSTSFNIARNINKIEKLATPQNYGSRDLIQFREGYPMYSFWLYKQLYVDPQTGDAVYEDVDGDGRITTGDRQILGSIWPDYFGGLSNDFSYKNFDLTTFFTFSIGNEIYNHNRFFGEAGGARDAARVIFKSNLDRWQQPGDITDVPRSDGVNNNNYKDGGGRWLENGSYLRFRTLSLGYNFTSKSLGKSPFSKLRIYVQATNLFTITKYTGLDPESAANSAANQQGIDLGTPPQPRSFQLGVNLTL is encoded by the coding sequence ATGAAATATCGTAGAGTATTTTCGTACTCGCTTTCTATTTTTTTTATCTGGGCCTCTATCGCAGCAGTATGGGCACAAGAAACAAAACCGATTATCAATGCTTCTCTTTCGGGAACGGTAATTGATGCCACGACAAAAGAACCTATAGAAGGTGCTACCGTTCAGCTGGAAGCAGTAACACATAACGTGAAAACCGATCGAAAAGGAAAATTTTCCTTTGTAACAGGACAAAAATTGCCTTTTAAGCTAACCGTTACTTCGGTTGGGTATACAACTCAAAACCTTGTCATTGAAATGTCTCCGGCAATTATCGAATTAAATAGATCTACTGAAAGTCTGGATGAAGTCGTCGTTGTTGGGTATACAACTATAGCGAAAAAAAATCTTATTGGTGCCGTGGATCGGGTATCTCAACAAGCTGTAAAAGACATCCCAACAGGTAGTTTTGATGCACAGCTCCAAGGAAAGGTGGCTGGCATGCAGGTTGCGGCCAGTTCCGGAATACCAGGAGATGCATTGCACGTCCGTTTGCGGGGAGCAACCTCTATCAATGCAGACAATAATCCTTTGTATGTCATCGATGGTGTGTTTCTAAATTCAGAGAGCCTGCAAACGATCAATACAGGCGGGAAGGCAACGTCTCCTATTGCAGATCTGAGCCCTTCGGACATCGAACATGTTGAAGTGCTGAAAGACGCTGAAGCAACCGCTCTTTATGGATCACGGGGTGCTAACGGGGTGATTTTGATTACAACCAAACGGGGGAAAAATGCACAATCGGCAAAGATTGATATCAACCTTTACGCAGGAAAGGCAAAAGCCGCTAAACTATGGGAATTGACCTCGGGGCCCGAACACGCTGAACTGGTAAACGAGTATTTTAAAAATATTGGTCAGGCGCAACCATTTAGGCCTATTGCAGACGGGGGGAGAGGATTACCTGCTGAACAACAGACGTACGATAGGCTTTCGGAAGCTTTTCGGACAGCAGGAGTATATAATGCAGATCTATCTGTCTATGGTGGTAGTGATAATACCGCTTACTATTTGAGCGCTGGGTATAACAAACAGGAATCCATCTTGAAACCAATATCGTTTGATCGGGCTAATTTTCGCTTTAACATAGACCAGAAAATAAACAATAAACTTAAAATAGGATCGAGTAATGGTATCTCGAGGACGGGACGCAACCAAGGTCGTGCGGGGGATGGTCCTCAAGGAGGTATTTTACAGGCAGCTTTACATACGCCGACCTATCTATCGCCCTACAATGACCAAGGTGTTCTGGTGGGTAGAGCCGGATTTGACAATCTAACATTGTTATTGGATAATTATGATGTGGGATCAACAAGTTTGCGCTATATCGGAAATGTTTATGGTGAGTATCAGATTACACCAGCATTGAAGTTTCGTTCGACATTTAGTGTGGATTATAACAATTACAATGAACACGAGTACTGGAATAAATTGCTGATTGCTGGAAGTGGTGTAAATGGATTGGCCACTTCTGCAATTTCACAAGCAACAACCTGGATCAATGAACAAACATTGACCTACCGGAAAAGATTAGGCTCCCGCCATACCATTGGCGCATTGTTGGGAAATACCTTACAGGGTAGTTATTTTTCGCTCACCTCTGCAGAAGGTCGGGGCTTTGCAACAAATGACTTTAAACTAATCAATACCGCTGCTACAACAACAGGCAACCAAGACTGGGATCAATATAAGCTGGCATCCTTTTTTGGAAGGGTAGATTATGCCTTTGATGACAAATATTTAGTGGATCTCTCCTTACGTGCAGATGGGTCTTCAAAGTTTAATAAAGGATATCAATGGGGTTATTTTCCGGCAATCGGTGCTGCTTGGCGCTTAAGTAAAGAAAGCTTTTTACAAGATGTTGCTTTCTTAGATGACCTGAAGCTAAAAACCAGTTATGGTCTCACAGGAAATCAAAATGGCATCAATTCCTTTGCTTCAAGGCAATTGTGGTCGGGTGTGGGGTCCTCGTACCGAGGTGTTGCTGGAGTTTTTCCTCAACAATTAGCCAACCAACAGCTTAGCTGGGAGACGACATCCCAGTTTAACATCGGTCTGGATGCGGCTTTATTGAACAATAGATTAACTGCGGCACTAAACTACTATTACAAATATACCAAAGACGGATTATTGACGGAAGTTTTACCTGGGACCACAGGTTTTGGCAGTTTTACAAACAATGCTGTGGAGATCAGTAATAAGGGTTTTGAGTTGAGCGTGAGCTCGCTGAATATCCGAAACGATGTTTTTTCTTGGAGTACCTCCTTTAATATTGCCCGAAATATAAACAAGATCGAGAAATTAGCGACGCCTCAAAATTATGGTAGTAGAGATCTTATTCAATTCAGGGAAGGATATCCTATGTATTCTTTTTGGCTATACAAACAATTATATGTCGATCCACAAACAGGTGATGCGGTGTACGAAGATGTGGACGGTGATGGTCGTATAACAACTGGAGACAGGCAGATTTTGGGTAGCATCTGGCCAGATTATTTCGGGGGATTAAGTAATGATTTTTCCTATAAAAATTTTGATCTGACTACATTCTTTACATTCTCTATAGGTAACGAAATATACAATCACAATAGATTTTTTGGAGAGGCTGGCGGCGCCAGAGATGCTGCGCGGGTCATTTTTAAATCTAATCTCGACCGCTGGCAACAGCCTGGAGATATTACCGATGTTCCGCGTTCTGATGGCGTAAATAATAATAATTACAAAGATGGTGGTGGTAGATGGTTGGAAAATGGGTCCTATCTGAGATTTAGGACTTTAAGCTTAGGGTATAATTTCACCTCGAAGAGCTTAGGAAAATCGCCATTTTCAAAGTTGAGAATATATGTGCAGGCAACCAATTTATTCACGATTACGAAATACACAGGGCTTGACCCCGAATCGGCGGCGAACAGTGCAGCAAATCAACAAGGAATTGATTTGGGAACCCCGCCCCAGCCCAGAAGTTTCCAGCTAGGTGTTAATTTAACTTTATAA